A window of Calliopsis andreniformis isolate RMS-2024a chromosome 3, iyCalAndr_principal, whole genome shotgun sequence contains these coding sequences:
- the LOC143188909 gene encoding uncharacterized protein LOC143188909 isoform X1, giving the protein MIALSPQYQMYSPPVQNAMGGANLHTRPSIFQHMMGQQNGSQQTEPWMQMSQVPSLILPSSRSLCRKRKFMEFDTFEMRQSKQFITEEKMAAHFKDLHISPNYQPQSPIPSTSTTDTQTAPARGLNMDLEMEAANMLESDQSKPGHPRLVLSEELKRLQQEPILPSSLLSKLERPTMALVLWEPPSKHFRILPTRDTPTPIPSVSDNNNNNNNNNNNNNNNNNNNNNNNNEAIPDLNQRSNNSSVFEPMEL; this is encoded by the exons ATGATAGCTTTATCTCCACAATATCAAATGTATTCTCCTCCGGTTCAGAATGCGATGGGAGGAGCAAATCTCCATACACGACCATCTATATTTCAACACATGATGGGTCAACAAAATGGTTCACAACAGACTGAGCCATGGATGCAAATGTCACAAGTGCCTTCCTTAATATTACCATCTAGTAGGTCATTATGCAGAAAAAGAAAATTCATGGAGTTTGATACGTTCGAAAT GAGACAATCAAAACAGTTTATAACGGAGGAGAAAATGGCTGCGCACTTTAAGGATTTACATATTAGTCCTAATTATCAGCCACAGTCTCCAATACCATCAACTTCTACAACTGACACGCAAACAGCCCCTGCCAGAGGGCTAAATATGGACTTGGAAATGGAAGCAGCAAATATGTTAGAATCAGATCAGTCAAAACCTGGACATCCAAGGTTGGTTCTTTCAGAGGAACTTAAGCGACTACAACAAGAACCAATCCTTCCATCTTCATTGCTATCGAAATT GGAGAGGCCCACCATGGCTCTAGTTCTCTGGGAACCACCTAGCAAGCATTTTCGTATTTTACCAACAAGGGATACACCTACTCCTATTCCTAGTGTATctgataacaataacaataacaacaacaataacaacaacaacaacaacaacaacaacaacaacaacaataataataatgaagcaATTCCTGACTTGAATCAGAGATCAaataattcatcagtttttGAACCCATGGAATTATGA
- the LOC143188909 gene encoding uncharacterized protein LOC143188909 isoform X4 gives MGGANLHTRPSIFQHMMGQQNGSQQTEPWMQMSQVPSLILPSSRSLCRKRKFMEFDTFEMRQSKQFITEEKMAAHFKDLHISPNYQPQSPIPSTSTTDTQTAPARGLNMDLEMEAANMLESDQSKPGHPRLVLSEELKRLQQEPILPSSLLSKLERPTMALVLWEPPSKHFRILPTRDTPTPIPSVSDNNNNNNNNNNNNNNNNNNNNNNNNEAIPDLNQRSNNSSVFEPMEL, from the exons ATGGGAGGAGCAAATCTCCATACACGACCATCTATATTTCAACACATGATGGGTCAACAAAATGGTTCACAACAGACTGAGCCATGGATGCAAATGTCACAAGTGCCTTCCTTAATATTACCATCTAGTAGGTCATTATGCAGAAAAAGAAAATTCATGGAGTTTGATACGTTCGAAAT GAGACAATCAAAACAGTTTATAACGGAGGAGAAAATGGCTGCGCACTTTAAGGATTTACATATTAGTCCTAATTATCAGCCACAGTCTCCAATACCATCAACTTCTACAACTGACACGCAAACAGCCCCTGCCAGAGGGCTAAATATGGACTTGGAAATGGAAGCAGCAAATATGTTAGAATCAGATCAGTCAAAACCTGGACATCCAAGGTTGGTTCTTTCAGAGGAACTTAAGCGACTACAACAAGAACCAATCCTTCCATCTTCATTGCTATCGAAATT GGAGAGGCCCACCATGGCTCTAGTTCTCTGGGAACCACCTAGCAAGCATTTTCGTATTTTACCAACAAGGGATACACCTACTCCTATTCCTAGTGTATctgataacaataacaataacaacaacaataacaacaacaacaacaacaacaacaacaacaacaacaataataataatgaagcaATTCCTGACTTGAATCAGAGATCAaataattcatcagtttttGAACCCATGGAATTATGA
- the LOC143188909 gene encoding uncharacterized protein LOC143188909 isoform X3, whose product MTNAMGGANLHTRPSIFQHMMGQQNGSQQTEPWMQMSQVPSLILPSSRSLCRKRKFMEFDTFEMRQSKQFITEEKMAAHFKDLHISPNYQPQSPIPSTSTTDTQTAPARGLNMDLEMEAANMLESDQSKPGHPRLVLSEELKRLQQEPILPSSLLSKLERPTMALVLWEPPSKHFRILPTRDTPTPIPSVSDNNNNNNNNNNNNNNNNNNNNNNNNEAIPDLNQRSNNSSVFEPMEL is encoded by the exons ATGACA AATGCGATGGGAGGAGCAAATCTCCATACACGACCATCTATATTTCAACACATGATGGGTCAACAAAATGGTTCACAACAGACTGAGCCATGGATGCAAATGTCACAAGTGCCTTCCTTAATATTACCATCTAGTAGGTCATTATGCAGAAAAAGAAAATTCATGGAGTTTGATACGTTCGAAAT GAGACAATCAAAACAGTTTATAACGGAGGAGAAAATGGCTGCGCACTTTAAGGATTTACATATTAGTCCTAATTATCAGCCACAGTCTCCAATACCATCAACTTCTACAACTGACACGCAAACAGCCCCTGCCAGAGGGCTAAATATGGACTTGGAAATGGAAGCAGCAAATATGTTAGAATCAGATCAGTCAAAACCTGGACATCCAAGGTTGGTTCTTTCAGAGGAACTTAAGCGACTACAACAAGAACCAATCCTTCCATCTTCATTGCTATCGAAATT GGAGAGGCCCACCATGGCTCTAGTTCTCTGGGAACCACCTAGCAAGCATTTTCGTATTTTACCAACAAGGGATACACCTACTCCTATTCCTAGTGTATctgataacaataacaataacaacaacaataacaacaacaacaacaacaacaacaacaacaacaacaataataataatgaagcaATTCCTGACTTGAATCAGAGATCAaataattcatcagtttttGAACCCATGGAATTATGA
- the LOC143188982 gene encoding fatty acid synthase-like: protein MSSNNQRKILHNASIDPGEEVVISGIAGRYPECKNVTELRDKLMKKVDLITDNYSRWRIEHPEISREGGKVSDLEKFDAIFFGVHYKQAHTMDPMCRMLLEHAYEAIIDAGINPRQLRGTNTGVVIGACTSESEKTWFYEKLQADGFGITGCSRAMYANRISYFLGLHGPSYAIDTACSSSLIALDQAYRMIRTGVCDQVIVGGSNLCLHPYVSLQFSRLGVLSSDCRCKTFDARANGYARSEAISVIFLQKAKAAKRIYATVVYTKTNCDGYKEQGITFPARAIQQMLLEDFYKECKLSPTVLSFLEAHGTGTSVGDPEELAAIDKVFCNGRNSPLWIGSIKSNMGHTEPASGLCSVAKVVIAMETGIIPPNLHFQSPMKGVKCFEEGKVRVVTEPTPWEGGYVGINSFGFGGANAHVLLKSYTKEKVNNGAPSDNLPRLVAVSGRTEEAVETLLKHIETIPLDVEYIRLIHEIHAENITGHTFRGYTLIHKNAKEEKTKEIHEYSGMKRPIWFVFSGMGSQWPGMGEALLRFPIFAQAIKKCDIALKPYGIDIVEIITNKDKKTFDNILNSFVGIAAIQIGLVDLLTSVGIVPDNIIGHSVGELGCAYADGCFTAEQMILAAYSRGLASIETTMIRGSMAAVGLGYEDVKDLCPPDIEVACHNGPDSSTISGPAESMKAFVAKLQANKIFAKEVNCSNIAYHSRYIADAGPKLLSCLKKVIPEPKLRSSKWLSTSVPRNQWSTPAAQFSSAEYHTNNLLNSVLFAETATMIPKDAITIEIAPHGLLQAILKRSLDPNVTNVALTQRGHEDNAEYFLQALGKLYNVGLQPQLANIYPPVSFPVSRGTPMISPYIKWEHSNDWYVAAYSQRQKITTSERLVEVTLTDDNHEYMMHHVIDGRNLVPATGYLLLVWETVSMLQGQLYDEISVVFENIKFERATTIPKEGSVPLTVMVQRGSGKFEISEGSATVVSGVVRTTTNPSQEMIPTNFLREIEDEEILTAKDIYKELKLRGYDYTGVFRALKSASVKATRGHISWMKNWAAFMDNMLQIKLLGLDSRALYVPTAIRRIVIDAKAHNDTIQKFTDGDVDLPVFVYTDHDTVKSGGIEIRGLKANAIQRRKAMADPVVEEYKFVAHRDKAQTTLEEMAVLSTHLALESHILTSPKIMELIDDERFANEEILTATFLKVLTNLPMIRPNMIFAAKSELRKKISLPESVTTIDSNKIPEDGTVFIAIAYDILSKEKQVSLNSLMASTMEYGFILTRETTVNNETYTYIHKSGLNVVLEKCLENQTLLLLKKKTKPPQRTEVVYVNNNEFSWLTKVKETLKKQEEKESNEAVRLVLVAEGDMDNGALGLVKCLRREPNGEIVKTVIIQDENAPTFSLDDEFYAKQLDIDIGINILRPGKLWGTYRHLPLPPPKPVPVPHAYVNQRVRGDLSTLEWMEGTIRPDTKNNSLVKVVYSSLNFRDVMLATGKLMPEVITKDREQRDCLIGFEFSGVDANGKRIMGFTQSRALSNIVIPPKFTQWTIPDEWSLEDAATVPSAYFTVFYALYYFGKIRKGERVLIHAGSGAVGQAAINVALFEGCEVFTTVGTPEKRKFIKETFPSIDDNHIGNSRDTSFEHLIMKQTHGEGVDIVLNSLAEDKLRASLRCLRYRGRFLEIGKFDLAANNQLGMEIFLKEISFHGVMLDGMINGVIPQVQEEIFHFLNSRIRNKAIKPIARKCFEKHEVEAAFRYMAAGKHIGKILIKVADEHDALNTPVLAHPRFNAVAKRSYVIIGGLGGFGLELTDWLVLRGAKNLVLVSRNGIKNGYQRMRTETWKSYGVKVLVISGVDASKAEDCEFILKSAEKQAPVDGIFNLAAVLNDCLCINQTEKTFEDSMIPKAGVTKQLDKISRSICSQLRHFVVFSSLSCGRGSPGQTNYGMGNAVMERICEKRVQEGLPGIAIQWGAVGEVGLAAELLENKKQLVVGGTLPQGVSSCLEELDKFLTQSRPIVASMVVAEKHPSASEASSVIEAVMNIMSIKDLKGVTENASLADLGMDSMMAVEIKQILERDYEVFLTPQEIRILNIAKLIQMSAKDTKKQTMKVTKAPSKTEQVTGMKLLMRTMNLSVLKAEYCVELPVKCGEKKNEIFLIPGIEGSAVIFSTLSPKLKVPAICLQLGIYDTGLSIEETAERLLPHILERSKGRRDFTIIGYSFGSIVAIELVRRLEAQGFVGQLILLDGSPDYMRTIKREHITQSTEEEFQNRLLVDMLSLTKVSSLGVFKLELEKCSTWEEKLDKLVHYTPPELHKIYTPNDQKAIATFIYKRMSTLDMYDCDSLTPLRTPITLIKPILPPVHMVDEAYGLRKLTYGRVTIYEVEGNHVSMLDNERVAAVINGEPVEDETTFKTNLNVVSADI from the exons ATGTCCTCGAATAATCAAAGAAAAATATTACATAATGCGTCTATCGATCCTGGTGAGGAAGTGGTAATTTCTGGTATCGCGGGCAGGtatccggaatgtaaaaatgtaaCAGAACTGAGAGACAAACTGATGAAGAAGGTGGACCTCATCACGGACAATTATTCACGATGGAGAATAG aacatccagaaaTTTCGCGGGAAGGTGGAAAAGTAAGTGACCTAGAAAAATTTGATGCGATATTCTTCGGTGTGCACTACAAACAAGCACACACCATGGATCCCATGTGCAGGATGTTACTGGAACATGCTTATGAAGCCATCATTGATGCAGGGATAAATCCACGGCAACTCCGCGGCACCAACACTGGTGTTGTAATAGGCGCCTGCACCAGTGAGTCGGAAAAGACATGGTTCTACGAAAAGCTTCAG GCAGACGGTTTTGGTATAACTGGATGCAGCAGAGCTATGTATGCAAACAGGATCTCATACTTTCTCGGCTTACATGGCCCATCTTATGCCATAGATACAGCTTGCAGCTCCAGTCTGATTGCACTCGATCAAGCATACCGAATGATACGAACAGGAGTGTGTGACCAAGTAATTGTTGGTGGATCGAATCTGTGCCTCCATCCCTACGTGTCACTTCAATTTTCACGCCTTG GTGTTTTATCTAGCGATTGCCGTTGTAAAACCTTCGATGCTAGAGCGAACGGATACGCACGGAGTGAGGCTATTAGTGTAATATTCTTACAAAAAGCAAAGGCTGCTAAGCGAATTTACGCAACCGTGGTTTACACGAAAACAAACTGTGATGGCTATAAAGAACAAGGCATCACCTTTCCTGCAAGAGCGATCCAGCAAATGCTACTAGAAGACTTCTACAAAGAGTGCAAACTATCACCAACGGTATTGTCTTTCTTGGAGGCACACGGCACAGGAACCAGCGTTGGTGACCCAGAAGAACTTGCAGCTATAGACAAAGTATTCTGTAACGGTAGAAACTCGCCCCTCTGGATCGGATCTATTAAGTCAAACATGGGACACACCGAACCTGCTAGTGGTCTTTGTTCAGTTGCCAAA GTTGTCATTGCGATGGAGACGGGCATAATCCCACCAAACCTACACTTTCAAAGTCCAATGAAGGGTGTCAAATGCTTCGAAGAAGGAAAAGTTAGGGTTGTGACGGAACCAACACCATGGGAAGGAGGATACGTAGGAATAAACTCATTCGGTTTTGGTGGTGCAAATGCACACGTCTTGCTCAAATCTTATACCAAGGAGAAAGTCAATAATGGAGCACCTTCAGACAATTTGCCTCGACTGGTCGCGGTATCTGGTCGCACAGAGGAAGCCGTAGAAACCCTTCTGAAACAC ATCGAAACTATTCCGCTGGACGTAGaatatattcgtcttatacacgaAATACATGCTGAGAATATAACTGGTCATACCTTCAGAGGCTATACTTTAATACATAAAAATGCGAAAGAAGAAAAGACGAAAGAAATTCACGAGTATTCAGGCATGAAGCGACCAATTTGGTTCGTGTTTTCAGGAATGGGGTCACAATGGCCTGGGATGG GTGAAGCCCTATTGCGGTTTCCTATATTCGCGCAGGCAATAAAGAAATGTGATATAGCTTTAAAACCATATGGGATCGATATAGTTGAGATTATCACGAACAAAGATAAGAAAACTTTTGACAACATTTTGAATTCCTTCGTTGGAATTGCTGCGATCCAG ATAGGACTGGTTGACCTACTCACATCCGTGGGTATAGTACCAGACAATATAATCGGACATTCGGTAGGAGAACTGGGCTGTGCCTATGCAGATGGATGCTTCACAGCTGAACAGATGATTTTGGCAGCATACTCAAGAGGTTTGGCATCCATAGAGACCACAATGATTCGCGGATCAATGGCAGCTGTTGGTCTCGGCTACGAAGATGTCAAGGACCTATGTCCTCCAGATATTGAAGTAGCATGTCACAATGGGCCAGACAGTTCCACCATTAGTGGACCAGCGGAATCCATGAAGGCCTTCGTTGCTAAACTCCAG GCGAATAAAATCTTTGCAAAAGAAGTCAATTGTAGTAACATTGCCTATCACAGCAGGTATATTGCAGACGCCGGACCCAAACTTCTGTCCTGCTTGAAAAAAGTGATACCAGAACCAAAGTTACGAAGCTCCAAATGGTTGAGCACATCGGTACCACGAAACCAGTGGTCTACTCCTGCTGCGCAGTTCTCTTCCGCGGAATATCACACTAACAATTTACTGAATTCCGTACTATTCGCAGAAACGGCGACAATGATACCCAAGGACGCAATAACTATCGAAATCGCACCTCATGGTCTCTTGCAGGCCATCTTAAAGAGGTCTTTAGACCCCAACGTAACGAATGTAGCATTGACTCAACGTGGCCATGAAGACAATGCTGAATATTTTCTACAAGCGCTTGGGAAGCTTTATAATGTTGGTTTACAGCCACAACTTGCAAACATTTATCCCCCTGTGTCATTCCCGGTCAGCCGTGGTACTCCTATGATTTCTCCGTACATTAA GTGGGAACATAGCAATGACTGGTATGTAGCAGCTTATTCACAGCGCCAAAAAATAACTACATCGGAAAGACTTGTCGAGGTTACGCTTACAGATGATAACCATGAGTACATGATGCATCATGTAATCGACGGCCGAAACTTAGTACCAGCCACGGGGTATCTTCTTCTAGTATGGGAAACTGTTAGTATGCTGCAAGGACAATTATATGACGAAATATCAGTCGTTTTCGAAAACATAAAATTCGAACGTGCAACAACAATTCCTAAAGAAGGCTCCGTTCCATTGACAGTTATGGTTCAAAGAG GTTCTGGAAAATTTGAGATTTCTGAAGGATCAGCGACCGTGGTGTCAGGTGTAGTACGCACAACCACGAACCCGTCCCAAGAAATGATTCCTACGAATTTCTTGAGAGAAATAGAAGATGAAGAAATACTTACCGCTAAAGATATTTACAAAGAACTGAAATTGCGCGGTTACGACTACACAGGAGTATTCCGCGCACTTAAGAGTGCATCAGTCAAAGCAACAAGGGGACACATTTCGTGGATGAAAAATTGGGCTGCGTTCATGGACAACATGTTACAAATAAAACTGCTAGGACTTGATTCCAGAGCACTGTACGTACCAACAGCTATACGAAGAATTGTAATAGATGCGAAGGCTCATAACGATACGATCCAAAAATTTACGGACGGAGACGTCG ACCTTCCAGTTTTCGTATACACCGATCACGACACTGTAAAGTCTGGAGGGATAGAAATTCGGGGACTAAAAGCTAACGCGATCCAACGAAGAAAGGCAATGGCAGACCCGGTTGTTGAGGAATATAAATTCGTTGCACACCGCGATAAAGCTCAAACCACGCTAGAAGAAATGGCTGTGCTGTCTACACATTTAGCACTGGAAAGTCACATACTCACCAGCCCAAAAATCATGGAACTAATCGATGATGAGCGTTTTGCAAATGAGGAAATCCTTACTGCTACATTCCTGAAAGTACTCACAAACCTCCCAATGATTCGTCCAAATATGATCTTCGCAGCAAAATCTGAACTGCGAAAGAAAATATCACTACCGGAGAGTGTCACAACTATCGACTCGAACAAAATACCAGAGGATGGCACTGTTTTCATAGCAATAGCCTACGACATCCTTTCAAAGGAGAAACAAGTATCGTTGAATAGTCTTATGGCTTCGACAATGGAATACGGCTTTATTTTAACTCGAGAAACAACTGTAAATAATGAAACGTATACATACATCCACAAATCAGGACTGAACGTTGTACTGGAAAAGTGTTTGGAAAATCAAACGCTATTACTTTTAAAGAAAAAAACCAAACCTCCACAGAGGACAGAGGTGGTGTACGTAAACAACAATGAATTCAGCTGGCTCACTAAAGTAAAGGAAACACTAAAAAAACAAGAAGAAAAGGAAAGTAATGAGGCTGTGAGGCTGGTACTAGTTGCAGAGGGAGACATGGATAATGGTGCATTAGGCTTGGTTAAATGCTTGAGGAGAGAACCAAACGGCGAAATCGTGAAAACTGTGATAATTCAGGACGAGAACGCTCCAACGTTTTCTCTGGATGATGAATTTTACGCAAAACAATTGGACATTGATATTGGCATTAATATTTTACGCCCAGGGAAACTTTGGGGAACATACAGACACTTACCCTTACCGCCTCCGAAACCTGTACCTGTCCCTCATGCTTACGTTAACCAAAGG GTGCGTGGAGATTTAAGTACCCTTGAGTGGATGGAGGGAACCATCCGCCCCGATACAAAAAACAATAGCCTCGTTAAAGTGGTGTATTCCTCTCTGAACTTCAGAGACGTAATGCTGGCGACTGGAAAGTTGATGCCAGAAGTTATAACAAAAGACAGGGAGCAAAGAGACTGCTTAATAGGGTTCGAGTTCAGTGGAGTTGATGCAAATGGAAAGCGCATTATGGGATTTACACAAAGCAG AGCTTTATCGAATATTGTCATTCCACCCAAGTTTACCCAATGGACGATTCCAGACGAATGGTCCTTAGAAGATGCAGCGACGGTTCCGAGTGCATACTTTACTGTTTTCTACGCGTTGTACTACTTTGGAAAAATCAGAAAGGGTGAAAGAGTTCTAATTCACGCTGGCAGCGGTGCCGTTGGACAAGCTGCAATTAATGTCGCCCTTTTTGAAGGGTGCGAAGTTTTCACTACAGTGGGAACAccagaaaaaagaaaatttattaaAGAAACATTCCCGAGTATTGATGACAATCATATTGGTAACTCGCGAGACACGAGTTTCGAACATCTTATAATGAAACAGACGCACGGCGAGGGAGTAGACATTGTCTTGAATTCTTTAGCAGAGGACAAGTTACGAGCATCGCTGCGCTGTTTGCGTTACCGGGGACGTTTCTTGGAAATTGGCAAATTCGATCTAGCTGCTAATAATCAGCTGGGAATGGAAATATTTTTAAAGGAAATCAGTTTTCATGGAGTCATGTTGGATGGTATGATTAACGGTGTAATTCCACAAGTACAAGAAGAAATATttcatttcctcaattcacgtaTTCGAAATAAGGCTATCAAACCAATAGCCAGAAAGTGTTTCGAAAAGCACGAAGTCGAAGCAGCTTTTAGGTATATGGCAGCCGGTAAACACATAGGGAAG ATTTTAATTAAAGTGGCAGACGAACACGACGCTTTGAATACTCCAGTGCTCGCCCATCCACGATTTAATGCAGTAGCCAAGAGAAGCTACGTGATCATTGGAGGCTTAGGTGGTTTCGGTCTAGAACTTACTGACTGGTTGGTGCTTCGCGGTGCAAAGAATTTGGTACTAGTTTCGCGTAATGGGATAAAGAATGGTTATCAAAGAATGAGAACCGAAACATGGAAATCCTATGGTGTGAAAGTCCTAGTAATTTCTGGTGTGGACGCTTCGAAAGCGGAAGATTGCGAATTTATCCTAAAATCTGCAGAAAAACAAGCTCCGGTTGATGGCATCTTCAACCTCGCAGCAGTGCTAAACGACTGTTTGTGTATAAACCAAACAGAGAAAACGTTTGAAGATAGCATGATACCCAAAGCAGGAGTTACCAAACAGTTGGATAAAATTTCAAGGAGTATCTGTTCGCAGCTTCGTCACTTTGTAGTGTTCTCCTCCCTTTCCTGTGGTCGAGGAAGTCCAGGCCAAACTAACTATGGTATGGGCAACGCGGTAATGGAGAGAATATGTGAGAAAAGGGTACAGGAAGGATTACCAGGTATTGCGATACAATGGGGAGCAGTAGGAGAAGTGGGTCTAGCAGCCGAATTGTTAGAGAATAAAAAGCAACTCGTCGTTGGTGGGACACTACCGCAAGGAGTGTCGTCGTGTTTAGAGGAACTGGATAAATTTTTAACTCAAAGTCGGCCAATTGTGGCCAGCATGGTGGTGGCTGAAAAACATCCAAGCGCCAGCGAGGCAAGCAGTGTTATTGAAGcagtgatgaatattatga GTATAAAAGATCTTAAAGGTGTGACTGAGAATGCTTCCTTAGCTGATCTCGGAATGGACTCCATGATGGCTGTGGAAATAAAGCAAATTTTAGAGCGAGATTACGAAGTATTTTTAACTCCGCAGGAAATACGAATATTAAACATAGCTAAACTCATACAGATGTCTGCAAAGGATACCAAAAAACAAACAATGAAGGTTACAAAAGCTCCGAGCAAAACGGAACAGGTGACAGGCATGAAACTCTTAATGCGAACTATGAATCTGTCAGTATTAAAGGCCGAATACTGTGTCGAACTTCCTGTTAAATGTGgcgaaaagaaaaatgaaatatttttaatacctgGTATCGAGGGATCTGCGGTCATCTTTTCTACATTGTCACCCAAGTTGAAAGTGCCAGCTATTTGTTTGCAGCTTGGAATATATGACACTGGATTATCCATCGAGGAAACTGCCGAACGACTTTTGCCG CACATATTGGAAAGAAGTAAAGGACGAAGAGATTTTACTATTATTGGCTACTCATTCGGGTCAATAGTTGCCATTGAACTCGTGAGGAGACTAGAAGCTCAAGGCTTTGTCGGTCAACTTATACTACTAGACGGGTCACCTGACTACATGAGAACTATAAAAAGAGAACATATAACACAATCTACTGAAGAAGAGTTTCAGAACAGGCTTTTAGTCGATATGTTGAGTCTTACTAAAGTGTCTTCTCTTGGAGTG TTCAAATTGGAGTTAGAGAAATGTTCTACTTGGGAGGAAAAGTTGGATAAACTAGTTCACTATACACCACCTGAACTCCATAAAATATATACTCCGAATGATCAGAAAGCTATTGCCACGTTTATATACAAACGTATGTCTACATTAGATATGTATGACTGTGATAGTTTAACGCCACTCAGAACACCTATCACGTTAATAAAACCGATATTACCACCAGTACATATGGTCGATGAAGCTTATGGCCTACGTAAA TTAACCTACGGAAGGGTAACGATTTACGAGGTGGAGGGTAATCATGTCTCGATGTTAGACAACGAGAGGGTTGCAGCTGTGATTAATGGTGAACCCGTAGAAGATGAGACAACATTTAAAACGAATCTGAATGTTGTATCCGCTGACATTTAA
- the LOC143188909 gene encoding uncharacterized protein LOC143188909 isoform X2 gives MHLIVVNAMGGANLHTRPSIFQHMMGQQNGSQQTEPWMQMSQVPSLILPSSRSLCRKRKFMEFDTFEMRQSKQFITEEKMAAHFKDLHISPNYQPQSPIPSTSTTDTQTAPARGLNMDLEMEAANMLESDQSKPGHPRLVLSEELKRLQQEPILPSSLLSKLERPTMALVLWEPPSKHFRILPTRDTPTPIPSVSDNNNNNNNNNNNNNNNNNNNNNNNNEAIPDLNQRSNNSSVFEPMEL, from the exons ATGCATCTAATCGTTGTG AATGCGATGGGAGGAGCAAATCTCCATACACGACCATCTATATTTCAACACATGATGGGTCAACAAAATGGTTCACAACAGACTGAGCCATGGATGCAAATGTCACAAGTGCCTTCCTTAATATTACCATCTAGTAGGTCATTATGCAGAAAAAGAAAATTCATGGAGTTTGATACGTTCGAAAT GAGACAATCAAAACAGTTTATAACGGAGGAGAAAATGGCTGCGCACTTTAAGGATTTACATATTAGTCCTAATTATCAGCCACAGTCTCCAATACCATCAACTTCTACAACTGACACGCAAACAGCCCCTGCCAGAGGGCTAAATATGGACTTGGAAATGGAAGCAGCAAATATGTTAGAATCAGATCAGTCAAAACCTGGACATCCAAGGTTGGTTCTTTCAGAGGAACTTAAGCGACTACAACAAGAACCAATCCTTCCATCTTCATTGCTATCGAAATT GGAGAGGCCCACCATGGCTCTAGTTCTCTGGGAACCACCTAGCAAGCATTTTCGTATTTTACCAACAAGGGATACACCTACTCCTATTCCTAGTGTATctgataacaataacaataacaacaacaataacaacaacaacaacaacaacaacaacaacaacaacaataataataatgaagcaATTCCTGACTTGAATCAGAGATCAaataattcatcagtttttGAACCCATGGAATTATGA